In the Brevinematales bacterium genome, one interval contains:
- the thiL gene encoding thiamine-phosphate kinase, translating into MKKNEFEMIRDIREMFSDLPVSGIGIGDDAAFLPHGNNLITTDTMVDGVHFMLDKVDLADIGYKIMAVNLSDIAAMGGTPETSLLTLGLPPDFTDAQFHRLMTGIHDSAILYRFSLAGGDIVRSDRLFVTATLVGHPLSTPILRSGAKPGDIIYISNKVGDSALGLMLLKDKTSVKVKTPNYFLSRHLCPSPRIKLVEFLTRHYAINSCIDISDGVIGDLQHIADESHTGYFLELNELPVSVEEIGKEFEKDPYFFYELAATGGEDYELLFTSADTIEPSKVYEHVGVTVKPVGRILESGERIGYFEKELTPADFKPGFRHFEGE; encoded by the coding sequence ATGAAAAAGAACGAATTCGAGATGATCAGGGACATCCGCGAGATGTTCTCCGACCTGCCGGTTTCCGGCATAGGGATCGGGGACGATGCGGCGTTCCTCCCCCACGGCAACAATCTCATCACTACCGACACGATGGTCGACGGCGTGCATTTCATGCTGGATAAGGTCGACCTCGCGGACATCGGGTATAAAATTATGGCGGTCAACCTCAGCGATATCGCCGCGATGGGCGGTACTCCCGAAACATCCCTGCTCACCCTCGGACTCCCGCCGGATTTTACCGACGCCCAGTTCCACCGGCTGATGACAGGTATCCACGACTCCGCGATTCTCTACCGTTTCTCTCTCGCGGGCGGCGACATCGTCCGTTCCGATCGCCTTTTCGTCACCGCCACCCTAGTGGGGCATCCGCTGAGCACGCCGATCCTTCGCTCCGGCGCGAAACCCGGCGACATCATTTATATTTCCAATAAAGTCGGCGACAGCGCCCTCGGGCTCATGCTGCTGAAAGATAAAACCTCCGTTAAAGTAAAAACCCCGAATTATTTCCTTTCGCGCCACCTCTGCCCGTCCCCGCGTATTAAACTCGTGGAATTTCTAACCCGCCATTACGCGATCAACTCATGTATAGATATAAGCGACGGGGTGATCGGCGACCTTCAGCATATCGCCGATGAAAGCCATACCGGATATTTCCTCGAATTGAACGAACTCCCCGTATCCGTTGAGGAGATCGGGAAAGAATTCGAGAAAGACCCCTACTTCTTCTACGAACTCGCCGCGACAGGCGGGGAGGACTATGAACTGCTCTTTACGTCCGCCGACACGATTGAACCGTCGAAGGTGTACGAGCACGTAGGGGTGACTGTAAAACCGGTCGGACGGATTCTCGAATCGGGCGAGCGCATCGGGTACTTCGAGAAGGAGCTTACCCCCGCCGATTTCAAACCAGGCTTCCGCCACTTCGAAGGAGAATAG
- a CDS encoding TrkA family potassium uptake protein, protein MPLEVMERKTQFAIIGLGLFGTNVATRLINQGAEVIVVDKDPELVEKLKEYTVHAYVLDSSDENALREAGIHQVDCAVVCIGIDMVGSILTTLLLKQFKIPRIVARANTKEHFKILQLMGVTDIIEPEIETANKLARRLFGQHGFMLNMEQMWKDHAIVEIKVTSTIANKTLAELEFRKNYKVNVVAIKHQIERLDDNYKNIIDFEFDEVPDPQDPLKEDDILIIIGRLDSINELNATLMGKNTK, encoded by the coding sequence ATGCCGTTGGAAGTAATGGAACGAAAGACTCAATTCGCCATCATCGGGCTGGGACTGTTCGGAACCAATGTCGCCACCCGTCTGATTAACCAGGGCGCCGAGGTCATCGTGGTCGATAAAGACCCGGAGCTGGTCGAAAAACTAAAGGAATACACGGTGCACGCGTATGTCCTCGACTCGTCCGACGAGAACGCCCTCCGCGAGGCGGGTATCCACCAGGTGGACTGCGCGGTAGTCTGTATCGGTATCGACATGGTCGGCTCCATCCTGACCACGCTCCTGCTCAAGCAGTTTAAAATCCCCCGCATCGTCGCCCGCGCGAATACGAAGGAACACTTCAAAATCCTCCAACTGATGGGTGTCACCGACATCATCGAACCGGAAATCGAGACCGCGAACAAGCTCGCGCGCCGTCTGTTCGGCCAGCACGGATTCATGCTGAATATGGAGCAGATGTGGAAAGACCACGCGATTGTCGAAATTAAAGTTACCAGCACGATAGCCAATAAAACCCTCGCTGAACTGGAATTCCGCAAGAACTACAAGGTCAACGTCGTCGCGATCAAGCACCAGATCGAGCGTCTCGACGATAACTATAAAAATATCATCGATTTCGAATTCGACGAAGTCCCCGACCCGCAGGATCCCCTCAAGGAGGACGATATCCTGATCATCATCGGTAGGCTCGATTCCATCAACGAACTGAACGCCACGCTGATGGGAAAAAATACAAAATGA